One stretch of Myxocyprinus asiaticus isolate MX2 ecotype Aquarium Trade chromosome 23, UBuf_Myxa_2, whole genome shotgun sequence DNA includes these proteins:
- the mrpl2 gene encoding 39S ribosomal protein L2, mitochondrial has translation MSVNLLSCALRSLSLCKVGSRPVPSQIVSSSVLQASSGAPANIFSSSLTAWRGFITSTSLQQNRSLWKQREKYTVRPIGMKKTGGRDYTGKIIRHGIGGGHKQRYRMIDFQRLRYEAGNEDQPIVEKVVEVRYDPCRSADIALVAGGSRKRWIIATENMEAGDLIKTSGVIGRIAVLANEGDSYPLGSLPVGTLVNNLELYPGKGAQYIRAAGTCGVLLRKVNGTAIIQLPSKHQIQVLETCVATVGRVSNIDHNKRIIGKAGRNRWLGIRPSSGLWKRKGGWAGRKIRPLPPMKSFINLPSVASKP, from the exons ATGTCTGTGAATCTTCTCTCCTGTGCTCTGAGGTCTCTGTCTCTCTGTAAGGTGGGCTCTCGTCCCGTACCGTCTCAG ATAGTGAGCAGCTCTGTTCTTCAGGCCAGTTCAGGTGCACCTGCAAACATCTTCAGCAGCTCACTGACAGCATGGAGAGGATTCATCACGAGCACGTCACTACAGCAGAACCGCAGTCTgtggaaacagagagagaaatacaCCGTCCGACCAATCGGCATGAAGAAGACCGGAGGGAGAGATTACACAG GTAAGATCATCAGGCACGGGATTGGTGGAGGACACAAGCAGCGCTATCGAATGATCGACTTCCAGCGGCTGCGATATGAAGCAGGAAATGAGGATCAGCCCATCGTTGAGAAGGTCGTAGAAGTGAGATACGATCCATGCAG ATCGGCAGACATCGCTCTGGTCGCTGGTGGAAGTCGTAAGCGCTGGATCATCGCTACAGAGAACATGGAAGCTGGCGATCTGATCAAGACGTCTGGTGTGATCGGACGCATCGCAGTCTTAGCCAATGAGGGAGACTCTTATCCGCTGGGCTCGCTTCCTGTCGGGACACTGGTCAATAATTTAGAGCTTTATCCTGGAAAAGGAGCTCAGTATATCCGTGCCGCAG GCACTTGTGGAGTTTTGCTTCGTAAAGTAAACGGCACGGCTATTATTCAGCTCCCTTCTAAACATCAGATTCAG GTTTTGGAGACGTGTGTGGCAACGGTCGGCCGAGTGTCAAACATCGATCACAACAAGCGCATCATCGGTAAGGCGGGTCGGAACCGCTGGTTGGGCATCAGACCATCGAGTGGACTGTGGAAGAGGAAGGGCGGGTGGGCGGGACGCAAGATCAGACCTCTGCCGCCCATGAAGAGCTTCATCAACCTACCATCTGTCGCTTCCAAACCATGA